CAGATCCTGAGATTTAGGTTTTTGGTCTAGAAAACGCTATTCAagtaaatttgacaaaatcctTTTTCAACAGTAACAGTACACTCGGGAGagctttcttgttttattttatttgtatgatgAGTATATGGACTCGGATAAATAAAAACGACCAACCAAGGCAGGATTTTTCAACATAATTTGTCTATAGTCCTCCCCATATGCATGCATGGCCATGATTTCCGTGCTAAGGATCTACATGTTTATCTGTTTCTGTACAACATTGTTCAGCACTTTAGAATTGATTTGAATAGAACTTGCCACTGCTTGCCATCAACAATTAAACTTAGCCCAAAACGTTAAAAATGTACCACATAGTTTATAACTCTAGTGAAAATATGTCATGTTTAACAATGGAGGAAGGACCCATCATCCGCGAACTTTCTCAACAAGAAAGTTACATATACTTTTATATAGTCATGATAGGCCTAGTACATTTTCATTACGGCAAATTCTGTCCAGTTTTCGGACACGGGGAAAAAAACGTTCATATTTTATTCTTATTAATTAGTGTGAAAAGTACCTTGAAATACTCACTTATTAAATGAGACAACACCTCCCATGACTCGACGGTTGGTGCAGTCATAAGCTGCACAACATTCAGGCATTTTACTAACGATTTGTTAGACTGTGCGGGAAAAATTAGTGGCTTTCCTACGTTCAATCAATGGTTTACATGCACAACAGATACGGGCAAAACACACGTGATTGAATTTTATGCCCGGTTTCCAAATATCGACGCCACGTCCTTGTCGGCACAGCATACAGCCGAGTGCGCCCTCTAGGTCTtattatagctctatgggttgccctcaacttttttttctactgACGGATCATAAGCACTGTTTCAAGTTCTATCGGCAAATAGACAGGGGGTACATGGACCAATAGCATAAAGCTTTACATAGCCATTTTAGCTGGTGTTTTACCCCGTCTGTTTGCCTTATTGAACGAAGACTTTGCACTGCGGATTATTGGAGTTAGCGTGTTTTGAGATTGCGGCGAGCCACGAAATGTTGGGTTTTGACAGCGCTCTCCACACAACTTCTGAGAAGATTGTgtttcaatcaaacaaaatgacagaaaaaaaacacgccacacaccggggccGACTCAGCAGCAGGTTAATAAAACTTtcagagcgccctctcttgttttcgacaaacataaacaaacgcACGCTGGCGGTGTCCATCGTTCATGTACACAACATAGTACCGTATTGAGTATTCAGATCAGGGAGAGGTATTTCTAAAGGCGATGTCATGCATAATTGTAATATGTCGCTAAAAGGAGATCCCCTGGAATTATTTGATAAAATTCGCGGCCATGATCCTCTGAACCTGGAAAAATGTCTGGTAAATGCTTGCATTGACGGGGACATTGACGCTGTCATTGGTCTGCTACAAAAAAAGGTTGGTATCTCCactcttttatttttaaaatactgcCGCTACCACTGCACCATGTATGTATGATGATGCTGTTCCTGACACATGACTGATAGTACATGTAGTGCCTAGATTCTCACTGCACTGGTCAGTGCCGTTTTGGAGTTCACCAAAGCTCGTGTTTTCATGTTATTGAAGCATGGTAGTGCCTAAATTCTCAGGAACACTGTCAGCGTTGTTTGgcatggtgtcagaagtgggaagATACTTGTACACATAAGAATCAAAGCTTGCAATTCCATGGAATTGGGGCATTGTACTGCCTGGGTTTCCAGGTGCTCTAGTCAGCGCTGTTTGGCTTGCAACACAACATTACAAAAGGTTGTGTCTTCAAATACTCTCTTGTTACTGGAGGAAAACATCTTCGCAACATTCAAGTGAAACAGATCTCGAAACTCTTAAGATAGAACAACAGTAGTCCCCAAGTCTTTTACAATAACAGCTTAAATATAGACTCATGTCACCAACACACAGAACAGCAAAGCTGCTACTGTGAGCAGCCGACCTCGTACAGAACAACAGTCacttaacaaaaaacaatcaactGATTAACTGTTGTTAGGGgacaataacaaacttgtatGCACTTGACCATCTACTTGCCTCAGTTTAGATCTTCGCAAAAAGgcttttcaacaaaaatgtcacaaaatGGTTTATCTCCAGAACACAGACCCTGATGTAGGTTTTAGtgaataattatgtttttcCACAAAAGCCACAAATTCTGCAGCATTGAATCTCTCATGAGAGAATAGTGTGGGTGCGCACATGCTTTTTAAAAGCACACTTCACACTGAAGCGTACCCCACAATTAATGTtactaaaatgttttttattttatcctgTGTGCTCTCTTGtgaaaattaaagacactggacactattggtaattgtcaaagacaagtcttctcacttggtgtatctcaacatatgcattaaataacaaacctgtcaaagtttgagctcaattggtcatcgaagttgcgagataataatgaaagaaaaaaacacccttatcacagaaagaattgtgtgctttcagcagatgcttgatttccagacctcaaattctaaacttgaggtctttaaatcaaattcgtggaaaattacttctttcttgaaaactacgtcacttcagagggagccgtttctcacaatgttttataccatcagcctctccccattactaattaccatgtaagattttatgctaataattattttgagtaactaccaatagtgtccactgcctttcaggcTGACTTTTTGAAGAAATGACTTTCCACGAATATCACAAACTGAGTGGCAGACTGATGGCTCATCAGACTAGGTCTTCGCAAAAACTTTTTCCACAATGGTTCGACTCCTGAGTGGACGGACTGATGCCTGGTCAGCTTCGATTTCCACGGaaaggcttttccacaaatgtcacaaacaaatgttttctcTGTAATGTGGAGTCGCTTGTGATTACTAAGACTGCCCTTTTGATTAAATGcctttccacaaatgtcacaaacaaatggcttATCATCTGTGTGGATATTATGATGTCTAGTCAAATGTTTCTTTTGTataaatgcttttccacaaatgtcacaaccaaatggtttctctccttTGTGGACATTCTGATGGTTGGTCAGGTGTTTCTGTTGTATAAATGcctttccacaaatgtcacaactAAATTGTCTATCATCTGTGTGGAGATAATGATGTCTAGTCAgatgtttcttttgtttaaatgcttttccacagatgtcacaaacaaatggtctCTCATTAGTGTGGATACGCAGATGATCTCTAAAAGTACCCTGTCGACTGAAACCAGCTCCACAAACGTCACAAACAAACAGTTTGTCTACTGAGTGGATGAACTGATGCCTGGTCAGCCCCGATTTCCAATTAAagaattttccacaaatgtcacaaacaaatggccTCTCATTAGTGTGGATACGCAGATGATCTCTAAAAGTACCCGGTTGACTGAAACCAGCTCCACAAACGTCACAAACAAACGGCTTGTCTACTGAGTGGATGAACTGATGCCTGGTCAGCCCCGATTTCCAATCAAagaattttccacaaatgtcacaaacaaattttttctGTCCAGTATGGAGTCTATGGTGAGTATTTAGACTGCTTTTTCGATTAAATGCCTTTCCACAAAAGTCACAGACAAATGGTTTATCATTAGTGTGGATACGCAGATGAGCTCTTAAAGAACTCTTTTGACTGAAACTAACTTTACAGATGTCACAAACGAagggtttctctccagtgtggatatGCTGATGGCTACTCAGGCTAGATTTGAGCGAaaaggcttttccacaaatttcacAAGGGAATGGTTTATTTCCAGTGTGGACATCCTGGTGGCTGATCAGATTACTTTTTTGCaaaaatgcttttccacaattTTCACAAgagaatggtttctctccagtgtggacatcCCGATGCCTGACCAGACTAGATCTTCTCGGAAAgtcttttccacaaatgtcacaaacaaatggtctCTCTGTATTGTGGACTCTCGCATGAGATTTAAGATTGTAGTTTcgtttaaatgttttttcacaaatgttacaaacaaatggtttaacTGTAGCAGGCATTCTCTCATGAGATTTTAGACTTCCTTTGGActaaatgcttttccacaaatgttacaaacaaaataatggccTCTCATAAGTATGGATACGAAGATATTTTTTAACGTCACAGGCCTTTCCACATGTCAAAGACACCGGGGTTTCTCACGTGTGAACACAGTGAAAGTCTGTTAGGTTGTGCTGATGTAAAAAGGCTGTTTCACACAAAGTTTCCGTCCAGTGTTGGTTCGCTATGGTCTTTTAATGTACAGCTATAAATGAAACTCCACACAAAATTATAGTTTCTTTTGCAGACCTCCAGTGAAGAATCTCTTGCGGGTTTTAGGAACAATATCCAGAAAATGTTCTCCAACAGGTGTCATACACAATGGTTTTTCTGCAGTGTGGACACATTGATGGTCCAAGGCACTTCTCCTGCAGAAGAAATGTCCACAAAAGTTATCAGTTGTGGACAGTGGACACCCATTGGTTGCTCCCTCAGCCTGTGTCCATGAGGTTGATACAAAAATGTCACAAATTCACCTGGTAAAATCCAAAATCTGGAAATTGTTGATAATTTTCAAGTTCACCTTTTTTCTTAGTAGGTTGCTCCACGAGGGTCACAGATAAGTGTTTTCTCTTGAAAATTCATACCTGTAATTATCAAAATAACAttgtattgttgttattatgtaATTTTAGAATCGGATTAAAACATGTACACAGCTATTGACATGAGCGTGCTGTTTAACTCAGCACTGCGTGCTGCTGGTTCAGGTTTCACAGTAGCGGCGCTGTGTTTGATCAttaggcctgggtgactagtgaaatttacccactagactagtcgcacctcaaatagtCGTGAATTCAACATAAGTTACGACAGATTTTTAAATCCCAAGATGCTTTGCGGCATAATGTTTGCCACAGACGCAATGGTAAAATTCACGCTGAAAGGATTTacggattgtgtcactgatgtctgattgtgttttgaacGTAATTAATGTTGTCGTGAGTAGTAATGAACGACAGAATTGGTTCAACAGGTagttgtggctgagcggatgAGCCTGGAAAACTTTGACCCCATTTCGGACAGAAAATAAGCCCCTGCTCTCTCACACACCGCGTGTGTGCACCCACACACATTCATGAATATGCAGTGCGGTCGCAGCAGCAGCAGTGCACACGATCAAACCATTCCAGACAAAGGGGGTAAATACAACTGGAGCGGAGAATGTTCTCGCATACAGCCATGCATGTAGAGCAAGTAGCCTGATAATTATTTCCAAACTGAAAAATAACTAAATGTAACTTTAGAAATTGTCATGCTTGTTGTGATACCGAATAATATAGTTTAATACGTGCATGTAACATCACATGACAGTTCTTCATGAAAAGTGCATGTCAATCTGGTGTAAGTGTTGCTTCTGATTAATCTTAATTTACTTTGTCACTCAAATTTATTAAAACGGCACAATAAAGGAACAAAGAAAACCACCGTTCTTCCTTCGATCATCTTATGTAAACCATCCATCTCTGGATCGGGCTCATAAATAGTCGATAATGCACACATACACCATCACAAACTGTTACCCCTCTAAACAATAATGAGGTGATCCAACGCAAAGACGTCAATTCTTACACTTATTACTGGATATTTAGACAGATTTAACTTATGGCAGTGATCAAAAGAGGAACCGGAACATAAATACTTTAATAAAATCTCTTTACTTGTAAACAAatctgagattcaagcagtacaTTTCGCGATTTCACCGACGAAAAAACAGAGCCACTCGCTTTGTCTTTCACGTGAACGGAAGCACGAGTGTAATGGGCTAGTTCCCAGTACAATAAGTGCGTTCGTTGTCTGTGTATACGGGAAACCAATGGAGCCTGACTATACTAACTACTGCATATTCATTGCGGTGTCACGTCTTCAGATATGAAAGGAGCTCAACAATTAGATCGAAAAAGGCCCTATATTCCTCTAGACCAATCAAACTTATTCTTATATCACTGGAAAGAGAATTTTCTCTAGTTTATTTAGACATGCGATCCAGTTGTGTAAGATGAATGGAACAGCTTTGCCGTTCAATTTAGTGAGCGAACTCCGTGAAAACTGAGTTGACCTCCATAGGGATTTACGCTTTTGAGCATATTTAGCAAGTTTTTAATCAAAAAAGGCCCTATGTTCTCGAGTTGCATGAATTAAGAAAATATATCGTACCGAAAACAGATGTTATATACTTTCAAATACTGAGCGATCTGGTTTGATACATAACAACACTTTTTGCTAGCAAGGGGAAGTTCGACTGGAGGGCCGTTTTTGGCTATGTGTTTCACGTGTTAAACCACGCGTGCAGGGCTTCCGTGAGCGAAGTTTTCTGTatagcaccgaactcaagctctggtgtttctgttcagtagagtgtaggttcaaatctcggttgtgacacttgtgtcctgagtgtaattgcttctctccacccaggggtaaagtGTGTACCCGTGAGggaagagatggttcttgtggtggGTTAAGCtcagtgcgctacatatttgaaatggcccagtgatcagggtaataatgttggaagcgctttgagacattgtgtataaagtgctatataaaatccgaatactattattattatttattactagtTGCATATTTTAGTCGTGACTACTCACTATAATCATGAAGTAGTCACCACAAAGACAATACCACATTTTTGTCATCACATATGAATCACACGCATGCCACCAGTGCCTGCATACG
Above is a genomic segment from Asterias rubens chromosome 5, eAstRub1.3, whole genome shotgun sequence containing:
- the LOC117290146 gene encoding gastrula zinc finger protein XlCGF26.1-like yields the protein MPATVKPFVCNICEKTFKRNYNLKSHARVHNTERPFVCDICGKDFPRRSSLVRHRDVHTGEKPFSCENCGKAFLQKSNLISHQDVHTGNKPFPCEICGKAFSLKSSLSSHQHIHTGEKPFVCDICKVSFSQKSSLRAHLRIHTNDKPFVCDFCGKAFNRKSSLNTHHRLHTGQKKFVCDICGKFFDWKSGLTRHQFIHSVDKPFVCDVCGAGFSQPGTFRDHLRIHTNERPFVCDICGKFFNWKSGLTRHQFIHSVDKLFVCDVCGAGFSRQGTFRDHLRIHTNERPFVCDICGKAFKQKKHLTRHHYLHTDDRQFSCDICGKAFIQQKHLTNHQNVHKGEKPFGCDICGKAFIQKKHLTRHHNIHTDDKPFVCDICGKAFNQKGSLSNHKRLHITEKTFVCDICGKAFPWKSKLTRHQSVHSGVEPLWKKFLRRPSLMSHQSATQFVIFVESHFFKKSA